The window ATCGGGCTTAGCACCAGGGCGGCGACCACGAGGCCGGCAGTCCACACACGCGTCATGGGGGCGGTTCCTTCCACGCAGGGCCGTACCGGGAGTTAACGAGCGAGCGGGTGGTCTGTCACGTCGGATCGTCGGAGGGTCGCGGATCGGTTGCGGTGGGTGCCCGGTAGCGCCGGAACACCGGGACGGCGAGCGCGAGCAGGACGACGGCCGCGCAGAGCAGCCCGCCGCCGACCCACGAGGCCTGGACGCCGACCGCGGCGGCCGTGGTGCCGGCCCGGACGTCGCCGAGGCGGGGGCCGCCGGCGACGACGACGATGAAGACGCCCTGCATCCGCCCGCGCATCTCGTCGGGGGCGTAGGTCTGCAGCATCGTCTGCCGGTACACGGCCGAGACGAGGTCCGCGGCCCCGCCGACGGCGAGCAGGAAAACGGCCAGCCAGAGGTTGCCCGCGAGTCCCGCTCCCGCGACCGCCAGGCCCCACACGACGATCGCCACGACGAGCGCGACGCCCTGCCGCTGCACGCGCCCGACCCAGCCCGAGGTCGCGCCGGCGACCACCGCCCCGATCGCCAGTGCCGCGAACAACCAACCGACCGCGGCGTCGCCGCCGAGCTCCTCGGCGCGGGCGGGGAACAACGCGCGCGGCATGGCGAAGACCATCGCGACGATGTCGACGGCGAACGACACCAGCAGCACCGGCCGGGTGGCGATGAAGGCGAGGCCGTCGATCACCGACCGCAGCCCCGGCGCGCTGATCTCGCCCAACGGCGGCAGGCTCGGCAGCCGCACGGCGGCGTAGAGCGCGGCCAGGTACAGCACGGCGTCGAGCGCGTACGCGGCCGAGAGCGAGACCTGGGTGATGATCAGCGCCGCCAGCAGCGGGCCGGCCATCATGCTCACGTTGCTGGTCGTGAAGCCGAGGGTGTTGGCGGCCGCGATCTGCTCGGGCGGCACGACGCGGGGGATGATCGCGCCGCGCGTCGACCCGACCACCGCGAACGCCGCCGACTGCAGCGCGACCAGGGCGAGCAGGACGGTGACGCTGTCGCCGTCGAGCAGCGAGTGCGCGAGCAGGCCCAGCGTCGTCAGCCACATCGTCACCGAGCCGACGAGCAGCACCCGCCGTCGGTCGAGCGCGTCCGCGACGGCCCCGCCCCACAGACCGAACACGATCAGCGGCACGAGGCCGACCGCGCCCATCATCCCGACCCAGAACGACGAGCCGGTGATGTCGTAGATCTCGACCGGCACGGCCACCGCCGTGACCTGGAATCCGACGAACGCGATCGCGTTGCCCGCCCACAGCCGGCGGTAGTCGCGATGCTCCAGGGGGCTCAGGTCGATCGCGTGGCGACGCCAGCCGCGTCGGTCGCCCCCCATGCGCCGGAAGGTTACGTGCCGCACCGGGGCCCGGAGCCTGCGGGACATGTACCGCAGGCGGTGCAAGGATGGGCGCCGTGCGTCAGGTGAAGGTCGCGGTGCTCGGGGCCGGCTCGTGGGGGACCACGGTCGCCTCCCTCGCCGCCCGCAACGTCGACACGGTCCTGTGGGCCCGGGACGCGGCGGTGGTCGAGGAGATTCGCGAG of the Sporichthya polymorpha DSM 43042 genome contains:
- a CDS encoding MFS transporter → MGGDRRGWRRHAIDLSPLEHRDYRRLWAGNAIAFVGFQVTAVAVPVEIYDITGSSFWVGMMGAVGLVPLIVFGLWGGAVADALDRRRVLLVGSVTMWLTTLGLLAHSLLDGDSVTVLLALVALQSAAFAVVGSTRGAIIPRVVPPEQIAAANTLGFTTSNVSMMAGPLLAALIITQVSLSAAYALDAVLYLAALYAAVRLPSLPPLGEISAPGLRSVIDGLAFIATRPVLLVSFAVDIVAMVFAMPRALFPARAEELGGDAAVGWLFAALAIGAVVAGATSGWVGRVQRQGVALVVAIVVWGLAVAGAGLAGNLWLAVFLLAVGGAADLVSAVYRQTMLQTYAPDEMRGRMQGVFIVVVAGGPRLGDVRAGTTAAAVGVQASWVGGGLLCAAVVLLALAVPVFRRYRAPTATDPRPSDDPT